The following are encoded together in the Campylobacter devanensis genome:
- the smpB gene encoding SsrA-binding protein SmpB: MGKELARNKKALHDYTIIESFEAGIVLQGSEVKALRAGRANLKDSFVRIIKGELFLLNAHISHLQTAHSHFRPDERSPRKLLMHRKQIDKLLGKVSTDGLTIVVLSLYLNHKNIVKANIALAKGKNLHDKREALKEKQANLEARAALKRYL; this comes from the coding sequence ATGGGAAAAGAACTAGCAAGAAACAAAAAAGCACTTCATGATTATACAATTATAGAAAGCTTTGAAGCCGGCATAGTCTTACAAGGTAGCGAAGTCAAGGCACTTCGTGCTGGTAGAGCAAATTTAAAAGATAGCTTTGTAAGAATCATCAAAGGTGAGCTCTTTTTGTTAAACGCACACATAAGCCATCTACAAACTGCTCACTCACACTTTCGTCCTGATGAGAGATCGCCTAGAAAGCTCCTTATGCACCGCAAACAGATAGATAAACTCCTTGGCAAAGTTAGCACCGATGGGCTAACAATCGTAGTTTTGAGCCTATATCTAAACCACAAAAATATAGTAAAAGCAAATATCGCCCTAGCCAAAGGCAAAAATTTACACGATAAAAGAGAAGCTCTCAAAGAAAAACAAGCAAATTTAGAAGCTAGAGCCGCTCTAAAAAGATATTTATAA
- the cysE gene encoding serine O-acetyltransferase, with protein sequence MGIFQIIKEDLSQPKVQDPAYRSCIDLIFNYPGVWAVANHRIIHILWNKKWHKLARILAGISNFLTRVDLHPAAVIGRRVFIDHATGIVIGETTIVGDDCLIYQGVTLGGVSLDKGKRHPTLENGVVVGAGAKILGNITIGTGSKIGANSVVVKDVPPHSTAVGIPAKCISSDNRPFEHNKLPDITKELLIYLIDRIENLGCQGSDKIVLDKKYQEYIKSIKE encoded by the coding sequence ATGGGTATTTTTCAAATTATTAAAGAGGATTTATCTCAGCCTAAAGTACAAGATCCAGCATATCGTAGCTGCATAGATCTTATCTTTAATTATCCTGGAGTATGGGCAGTAGCCAATCATAGAATTATCCATATTTTATGGAATAAAAAGTGGCATAAATTAGCCAGAATACTTGCTGGAATTAGTAATTTTTTAACCAGAGTTGATCTACACCCAGCAGCAGTTATTGGAAGAAGAGTATTTATTGATCATGCTACTGGAATAGTAATTGGTGAGACAACTATAGTTGGCGATGATTGCTTGATTTATCAAGGAGTTACCTTAGGTGGGGTAAGTTTAGATAAAGGCAAACGCCATCCTACATTAGAAAATGGCGTAGTTGTCGGTGCTGGAGCTAAAATTTTAGGCAATATCACCATAGGAACTGGCTCAAAAATTGGTGCAAATTCAGTTGTAGTAAAAGACGTACCACCACACTCTACGGCTGTAGGAATTCCGGCTAAATGCATTAGCAGTGATAATCGTCCATTTGAACACAATAAGCTACCAGATATCACAAAAGAATTGCTAATCTATCTAATAGATCGCATAGAAAATCTTGGATGTCAAGGAAGTGATAAAATAGTATTAGACAAAAAATATCAAGAGTATATTAAATCAATAAAGGAGTAA
- the coaD gene encoding pantetheine-phosphate adenylyltransferase, whose protein sequence is MKSCIYPGTFDPITNGHLDVIRRACNVFDRVIVAVALNESKKPYFNYDQRIELARLATKELSSVEVTGFNNLLIDFAKSQNINTVVRGLRAVSDFEYELQIGYANASLWSEFETIYFMPSLKNAFISSSIVRSVLRHDGDISSLVPSKVYKKIKEEYAN, encoded by the coding sequence ATGAAATCATGCATATATCCAGGAACCTTTGATCCTATCACTAATGGTCATCTAGATGTTATTAGACGAGCTTGTAATGTCTTTGATAGAGTTATTGTAGCAGTAGCACTAAATGAGTCTAAAAAGCCGTATTTTAACTACGATCAACGAATCGAACTTGCCCGCTTAGCGACTAAGGAGCTATCTAGTGTTGAAGTTACAGGATTTAATAATCTCTTAATCGATTTTGCTAAATCACAAAATATTAATACTGTTGTGCGAGGTCTAAGAGCTGTGAGTGATTTTGAATATGAATTACAAATTGGTTATGCAAATGCTTCGTTGTGGAGCGAATTTGAGACGATTTATTTTATGCCAAGTCTTAAAAATGCCTTTATTTCTAGTTCTATTGTCCGCTCAGTTTTACGCCACGATGGTGATATTAGTTCACTTGTCCCATCTAAAGTATATAAAAAAATAAAGGAAGAATATGCTAATTAA
- the speA gene encoding biosynthetic arginine decarboxylase, giving the protein MTHDYGLSLWGDSNFITDSGKVCLNSDLKPALIDIVKDIRNDGYRGPLLLRFPHLIKKQIVQVYSSFERAKKEFGYSGNFNAVYPLKVNQYPGFVENLVKIGESYGYGLEAGSKAELLLAMAYNNYGAPITVNGFKDNELIDIGFIAAEMGHNITLTIEGLNELKSIISTAKERFKPKPNIGLRIRLHSSGTGVWAKSGGINSKFGLTSTELIEAVNLLKENNLIEQFTMIHFHIGSQINEIHPLKKALIEAGNIYAELRKMGAKSLKAINLGGGLAIEYSQFKDNPSRNYTLKEYANDVVFLLKSIANQKNEIEPDIFIESGRYIAASHAVLVAPVLELFSQEYTEEKLILKENNPPLISELYDLYRSIKPSNAIEYLHDAIDHMESVLTLFDLGYVDLQDRSNSEILVHLIMKKAISLLGNKQNYAELLKIQEEVQERYLVNFSMFQSLPDFWGLGQNFPVMPLDRLDERPTLSASIWDITCDSDGEISFDATKNPLFLHDVDLEKEDYFLGFFLVGAYQEVLGMKHNLFTHPTEATIIINEEGNYEIKNILESQSVMDILEDLDYDIHAIRDTLNERIENSTLVDEKQKKHILGELYLFLNDNGYLKTIG; this is encoded by the coding sequence ATGACACACGACTATGGACTAAGCCTGTGGGGAGATTCAAATTTTATCACTGATAGTGGCAAAGTCTGCTTAAATAGCGACTTAAAACCAGCACTTATTGATATCGTAAAAGATATTAGAAACGATGGTTATCGTGGACCACTTTTACTAAGATTTCCACACCTTATTAAAAAACAAATTGTACAGGTATACTCTAGTTTTGAAAGAGCAAAAAAGGAATTTGGCTATAGTGGCAACTTTAATGCTGTATATCCATTAAAGGTAAATCAATATCCAGGATTTGTAGAAAATCTAGTTAAAATTGGAGAAAGCTATGGATATGGATTAGAGGCTGGCTCAAAGGCTGAGTTACTACTAGCTATGGCCTATAATAACTATGGCGCACCAATTACCGTAAATGGATTTAAAGATAACGAGCTAATTGATATTGGTTTTATCGCTGCTGAGATGGGACATAATATCACTCTTACAATAGAGGGATTAAATGAGCTAAAATCGATAATCTCTACTGCCAAAGAGAGATTTAAACCAAAGCCAAATATCGGCCTTAGAATCAGACTTCATAGTAGTGGTACAGGCGTATGGGCTAAAAGTGGCGGGATAAACTCTAAGTTTGGACTTACATCTACAGAGCTAATTGAAGCAGTAAATTTACTAAAAGAAAATAACCTAATTGAGCAATTTACTATGATTCATTTTCATATTGGAAGTCAAATAAATGAAATTCATCCGCTCAAAAAAGCCCTTATAGAAGCTGGAAATATATACGCCGAACTTCGTAAAATGGGAGCAAAATCTCTAAAAGCTATAAATTTAGGCGGCGGTTTGGCTATTGAGTATTCACAATTTAAAGATAATCCAAGCAGGAATTACACACTTAAAGAGTATGCAAATGATGTTGTGTTTTTACTAAAAAGCATTGCTAATCAAAAAAATGAGATTGAACCTGATATATTTATAGAAAGCGGTAGATATATAGCTGCATCTCATGCTGTATTAGTAGCTCCTGTACTTGAGCTATTTAGTCAAGAATATACAGAAGAAAAACTAATATTAAAAGAGAACAATCCTCCACTAATTAGTGAATTATATGATCTATATAGAAGTATAAAGCCAAGCAATGCCATAGAGTATCTCCACGATGCAATCGATCATATGGAGAGTGTTTTGACACTATTTGATTTAGGCTATGTAGATTTACAAGATAGATCAAATAGCGAAATTTTAGTCCATTTAATTATGAAAAAAGCGATCTCACTTTTAGGAAATAAACAAAATTATGCAGAGCTTTTAAAAATTCAAGAAGAGGTGCAAGAGAGATATTTGGTTAATTTTTCAATGTTTCAAAGCTTGCCTGATTTTTGGGGACTTGGACAAAACTTCCCTGTAATGCCGCTTGATAGGCTTGATGAGCGCCCTACTCTGTCTGCTTCTATATGGGATATAACTTGCGATAGCGATGGCGAAATAAGCTTTGATGCGACCAAAAATCCGCTATTCTTGCATGATGTTGATTTAGAAAAAGAGGATTATTTTTTAGGGTTTTTCCTTGTTGGTGCATATCAAGAGGTTCTTGGAATGAAACACAATCTCTTTACCCACCCTACTGAAGCTACAATAATCATCAATGAAGAGGGCAATTATGAGATAAAAAATATTTTAGAATCACAATCCGTTATGGATATATTAGAGGATTTAGACTATGATATACATGCTATTAGAGATACTTTAAATGAACGAATAGAAAATTCAACACTAGTAGATGAAAAACAAAAAAAGCATATTCTAGGCGAACTATATCTATTCTTAAACGATAATGGATATCTAAAAACCATAGGCTAA
- the tmk gene encoding dTMP kinase, which produces MLINFEGVDGAGKSTQINLLKEIYKDAIITKEPGGTELGLMIRNYLMSSASKISQRAEIFLFLADRAEHYEKVLKPNYGNLILSDRSFVSGLAYAMANDDNLDIKTLIELNKFALCSDFGDKFVFLKANENLIRQRLFSRGQNDDIESRGIEYLMRVQGFMSIIFADLKFEVLEIDASLSPEIIHNKIRKFI; this is translated from the coding sequence ATGCTAATTAATTTTGAAGGTGTCGATGGAGCTGGTAAATCTACTCAAATAAATCTGCTAAAAGAGATTTACAAAGATGCTATAATAACTAAAGAGCCAGGTGGCACAGAGCTTGGATTGATGATTAGAAATTATTTAATGAGTAGTGCAAGTAAAATATCACAAAGAGCAGAAATTTTTCTATTTTTAGCAGATCGTGCCGAGCATTATGAAAAAGTTTTAAAACCTAATTATGGAAATTTGATTTTAAGCGATAGAAGCTTTGTATCTGGTCTTGCATATGCTATGGCAAATGATGATAATCTAGATATAAAAACCTTAATTGAACTAAATAAATTTGCGCTTTGTTCAGATTTTGGAGATAAATTTGTATTTTTAAAAGCAAATGAGAATTTAATCCGTCAAAGGCTTTTTAGTAGAGGTCAAAATGATGATATTGAAAGTCGCGGAATTGAGTATTTAATGAGAGTTCAAGGATTTATGAGTATAATATTCGCCGATTTAAAATTTGAAGTCTTAGAGATCGATGCCTCACTAAGCCCAGAAATTATACATAATAAAATAAGGAAATTTATATGA
- the hisS gene encoding histidine--tRNA ligase, which translates to MINALRGMKDLLENDGKLYKFIIDTCEAVVKNYGYEFCETPKLEETALFKRSVGQSSDIVGKEMYQFIDKGGNDVCLRPEGTAGVVRAFIENKFDRAGGVKRYFYHGSMFRYERPQRGRLREFHQFGVECFGESSVYEDASVILMLNEILNRLKIKTTLKINSLGDSQCMPAYKEKLVKFVENNKENLCDDCLRRLDTNPIRILDCKSQSCQNILKDAPLITQNLNQICNDDFNKLQEILKANGVEFQIDPKLVRGLDYYCKTAFEFISDDIGSQSAVAGGGRYDKLCEYLDGKPTPAVGWAMGIERIMEILKQKESQNTRQGIYICALNPNLIDEIYKIAQTLRKRYITEISYEAKSPNKHLNIADKKGFEIFLCLGDDEFSQGQIWYKNLQTKDEKRISIANLEGEI; encoded by the coding sequence ATGATTAATGCTCTTCGTGGTATGAAAGACCTACTTGAAAACGATGGAAAACTATATAAATTTATAATTGATACCTGTGAAGCTGTGGTTAAAAACTATGGCTATGAGTTTTGCGAAACACCAAAATTAGAAGAGACCGCACTATTTAAGCGAAGTGTTGGCCAAAGTAGCGATATAGTTGGTAAAGAGATGTATCAATTTATAGATAAAGGCGGCAATGATGTCTGTCTTCGCCCTGAAGGAACTGCTGGAGTCGTAAGAGCATTTATAGAGAATAAATTTGATAGAGCTGGTGGGGTTAAAAGATATTTTTATCACGGTAGTATGTTTAGATATGAGCGTCCTCAGCGTGGACGTCTAAGAGAATTTCATCAATTTGGCGTAGAGTGTTTTGGGGAATCAAGTGTATATGAGGATGCATCTGTAATTTTAATGTTAAATGAGATTTTAAATAGGCTTAAAATTAAAACCACACTAAAAATCAACTCACTAGGCGATAGTCAATGTATGCCAGCATATAAAGAAAAATTAGTTAAATTTGTTGAAAATAATAAAGAAAATTTATGTGATGATTGCTTAAGAAGACTTGATACTAACCCTATTAGGATACTTGATTGCAAAAGCCAGAGTTGTCAAAATATCTTAAAAGATGCTCCGCTTATTACTCAAAATTTAAATCAAATTTGTAACGATGATTTTAATAAACTTCAAGAGATTTTAAAAGCAAATGGAGTTGAATTTCAAATCGATCCAAAACTCGTACGTGGGCTTGATTACTACTGCAAAACTGCCTTTGAGTTTATCAGTGATGATATTGGCTCTCAAAGTGCCGTAGCAGGTGGCGGTAGATATGATAAACTCTGTGAATATCTAGATGGCAAACCTACTCCAGCAGTTGGCTGGGCTATGGGTATTGAGAGAATTATGGAGATTTTAAAGCAAAAAGAGTCGCAAAATACCCGTCAAGGTATCTATATCTGTGCTTTAAATCCAAATTTAATTGATGAAATTTACAAAATCGCTCAAACTCTAAGAAAAAGATATATAACCGAAATTTCATATGAAGCCAAAAGCCCAAATAAGCATCTAAATATAGCTGATAAAAAGGGATTTGAGATATTTTTATGTCTTGGCGATGATGAGTTTAGCCAAGGTCAAATTTGGTACAAAAATCTACAAACAAAAGATGAAAAACGAATATCTATAGCAAATTTGGAGGGTGAAATATGA
- a CDS encoding ATP-dependent Clp protease adaptor ClpS has translation MQTKRSLTSKTKLKEFKPTLFKVILLNDDVTTMDFVVMVLCEIFNKELKQAIELMMKIHKNGSAVCGIYTKEIAQTKQNQTLSLAKANGFPLKCVIKED, from the coding sequence ATGCAAACTAAAAGATCATTAACTTCAAAAACAAAATTAAAAGAGTTTAAACCAACTCTTTTTAAGGTGATTTTATTAAACGATGATGTAACTACAATGGATTTTGTAGTGATGGTGCTTTGTGAAATTTTCAATAAAGAGCTAAAGCAAGCTATAGAATTGATGATGAAAATTCATAAAAATGGTAGCGCTGTTTGCGGAATTTACACAAAAGAGATCGCCCAAACCAAGCAAAACCAAACCCTAAGCCTAGCTAAGGCAAATGGATTTCCATTAAAATGCGTTATAAAAGAGGATTAA
- a CDS encoding molybdopterin molybdotransferase MoeA, translated as MRVDEVFDLISSINVLNGSEIVPLYMATNRVVARDIIATRTLPAFDNSALDGYAFAYADIKNPLKIKGTILAGDKNIYQIGSNECYKIMTGAIFPNGADTVVMIENEKLDKNGNLIVPLDTPPNNARKITGEEIKSGELLLSKNSPLTPANIMLLAAQGISYVNVIKKPKIAIFSSGNEIYEPWDSCDTLSVYNANGFGIMAALSQNGFESEYKGVLKDQISTIKEALESCINYDIIITSGGASKGEADYMSEVLDLLGFKILFNSIDARPAKPTKCYKKGDKFIFVLPGNPMSCLLATYITVLPLTKKLAGFSEFLPQMQIAKFKGNLKLKASRANIVIGTVKNGEFRATNNNIYSPSMIKPISLSNFIYISNIGESGIEDNKEIKIFKIS; from the coding sequence ATGAGAGTCGATGAAGTATTTGATTTAATTAGTAGTATTAATGTGCTAAATGGAAGCGAGATTGTGCCACTTTATATGGCAACTAATAGAGTTGTAGCTAGAGATATTATAGCTACTAGAACTCTTCCAGCATTTGACAACTCAGCACTTGATGGCTACGCCTTTGCCTATGCTGATATTAAAAATCCTCTAAAAATCAAAGGGACGATTCTAGCAGGCGATAAAAATATCTATCAAATCGGTTCAAATGAGTGCTATAAGATTATGACTGGAGCTATATTTCCTAATGGTGCTGATACTGTTGTAATGATAGAGAATGAAAAATTAGATAAAAATGGTAATTTAATAGTTCCACTAGATACTCCACCAAATAACGCTAGAAAAATCACTGGAGAAGAGATTAAATCTGGTGAGCTTTTACTAAGTAAAAACTCACCACTAACTCCAGCAAATATAATGCTTTTAGCTGCTCAAGGTATTAGCTATGTAAATGTTATTAAAAAGCCAAAAATTGCTATCTTTAGTAGTGGGAATGAGATTTATGAGCCGTGGGATAGCTGCGATACTCTTTCTGTATATAACGCAAATGGTTTTGGGATAATGGCTGCACTTAGCCAAAATGGCTTTGAAAGTGAATACAAAGGTGTTTTAAAAGATCAAATTTCAACTATTAAAGAGGCTCTTGAGAGTTGCATTAACTATGATATTATTATCACAAGTGGCGGAGCAAGCAAGGGTGAAGCTGATTATATGAGTGAGGTTTTAGATTTACTTGGTTTTAAAATACTTTTTAATTCAATTGATGCGCGCCCTGCAAAACCTACTAAATGCTATAAAAAAGGTGATAAGTTTATCTTTGTCCTGCCAGGTAATCCGATGTCATGCCTACTAGCTACATATATCACTGTTTTACCGCTAACTAAAAAACTAGCCGGATTTAGTGAATTTTTGCCTCAGATGCAAATTGCTAAATTCAAAGGCAACTTAAAACTCAAAGCCAGTAGAGCAAATATTGTAATAGGAACAGTAAAAAATGGCGAATTTAGGGCTACAAATAATAATATTTATAGCCCTTCAATGATAAAACCTATCTCTTTATCAAATTTTATATATATTTCTAATATCGGTGAAAGCGGCATTGAGGATAATAAAGAGATAAAAATTTTTAAAATATCTTGA
- a CDS encoding pyridoxal phosphate-dependent aminotransferase encodes MLLSKRISVLSESLTIAISSKAKEMKAAGLDVISFSAGEPDFDTPEVIKNAVKSALDNGCGKYTPVPGTPEVLEAIATKLKRDNNLNYKPNQIITNVGAKHSLFNLFSCIINHGDEVIIPSPYWVSYPEIVKYCGGTPVIVETSEDNKFKLTANQIKSAITPKTRAIVLNSPSNPCGGVYSKAELEEIGKVLEGSDILVISDEIYEKLTYNGEFIAAAAISDDMFKRTITINGLSKCGAMPGWRFGYMASSIDELNKAVRKLQSQSTSNISSIVQAGAIPALLGEADANIEYMKSKFIERRDYAVKAINDIENLSVVCPDGAFYLFINCKNVEPDSMKFCQELLEKALVATVPGVGFGMDGYFRVSFACDLDSLKRGIERIAEFVKNYKK; translated from the coding sequence ATGTTATTATCTAAAAGAATTTCAGTTCTAAGCGAGAGTCTTACAATCGCAATTAGCTCAAAAGCCAAAGAGATGAAAGCTGCTGGGCTTGATGTTATTAGCTTTAGTGCCGGAGAGCCTGATTTTGATACACCAGAAGTTATCAAAAATGCGGTAAAATCAGCATTAGACAATGGTTGTGGTAAATACACGCCTGTCCCTGGTACACCTGAGGTCTTAGAAGCTATTGCTACAAAGCTAAAAAGAGATAATAATCTAAACTACAAACCAAATCAAATTATTACAAATGTAGGTGCCAAACACTCTTTATTTAATCTATTTTCATGCATTATCAATCATGGAGATGAAGTTATAATTCCATCTCCATACTGGGTAAGCTATCCTGAAATAGTAAAATATTGTGGTGGTACTCCAGTGATAGTTGAAACAAGTGAAGATAATAAATTTAAATTAACAGCCAATCAAATCAAATCAGCAATCACTCCAAAAACAAGAGCTATAGTGCTAAATAGTCCAAGCAATCCATGCGGTGGCGTATATAGCAAAGCCGAACTTGAAGAGATTGGCAAAGTATTAGAAGGTAGCGATATCTTGGTAATTAGCGATGAAATTTATGAAAAACTTACATATAATGGTGAGTTTATAGCAGCTGCAGCAATTAGCGATGATATGTTTAAAAGAACAATAACAATAAATGGTTTAAGCAAATGCGGAGCGATGCCAGGGTGGAGATTTGGGTATATGGCAAGCAGTATCGATGAGCTAAATAAAGCTGTTAGAAAACTTCAAAGCCAAAGCACTAGCAATATCTCAAGCATAGTTCAAGCTGGAGCTATCCCAGCGCTACTAGGAGAAGCTGATGCTAATATAGAGTATATGAAAAGTAAATTTATAGAGCGTAGAGATTATGCTGTAAAAGCTATAAATGATATAGAAAATTTAAGTGTAGTATGTCCAGATGGAGCATTTTATCTATTTATAAACTGTAAAAATGTAGAGCCTGACTCAATGAAATTTTGCCAAGAGCTATTAGAAAAAGCCCTAGTAGCTACTGTGCCTGGCGTAGGATTTGGTATGGATGGATATTTTAGAGTTAGTTTTGCATGCGATTTAGATAGTTTAAAGCGTGGTATTGAGCGTATAGCTGAGTTTGTCAAAAATTATAAAAAATAA
- a CDS encoding thioredoxin domain-containing protein, giving the protein MKNIKFIALFLIALFALNGCNQDKTTQTQIEQSNYYKTGDEIELTSIIGTKATIIRTENGFKLKDSDKILMLDIFGTYCAPCQKEAPHLMDFQLKNADKFMIIGLIHFEDVSDEYILENFSKKYNAYYFISNSKENSKIIDQALNDISYNRALSIPFKVVLKDGKYQNLSDNLGGTTTQNKFYLGEVSTNTISQDIDKILNAN; this is encoded by the coding sequence ATGAAAAATATTAAATTTATAGCCCTATTTTTAATAGCACTTTTCGCACTTAATGGATGTAATCAAGATAAGACAACTCAAACTCAAATAGAACAATCAAACTATTATAAAACAGGCGATGAGATAGAATTAACCAGTATAATCGGCACTAAAGCTACGATAATTCGCACTGAAAATGGCTTTAAACTCAAAGATAGTGATAAAATTCTAATGCTTGATATATTTGGAACTTACTGCGCCCCATGCCAAAAAGAGGCTCCACATTTGATGGATTTTCAGCTTAAAAACGCAGATAAATTTATGATAATTGGCTTAATTCACTTTGAAGATGTAAGTGATGAGTATATTTTAGAGAATTTTAGTAAAAAGTACAATGCCTACTACTTTATATCAAATTCAAAAGAAAATAGCAAGATTATAGATCAAGCTCTAAATGATATAAGCTATAATAGAGCCCTTTCAATTCCATTTAAAGTAGTATTAAAAGATGGTAAATACCAAAATCTAAGCGATAATCTAGGCGGTACAACAACGCAAAATAAATTCTACCTAGGTGAAGTAAGCACCAACACAATTAGCCAAGATATAGATAAGATCTTAAATGCAAACTAA
- the murA gene encoding UDP-N-acetylglucosamine 1-carboxyvinyltransferase, whose translation MDYLQIKRSTNLKGKITISGAKNAALPIIAMTILAKNRVTIQNTPQVADIKTLIKLLQNLGAKAEFKNSTLQIDTADINSTKATYDIVRTMRASILVLGPLLARFGHCEVSLPGGCAIGARPIDLHLSALEKMGAKIEIKDGYVIADAKDGLNGANIVFDKITVTGTENIIMAAALANGVTKIFNAAKEPEVVQLCEILNQNGVKIEGIATSELTIHGTNKNLINLDEITVIPDRIEAGTYMCAVAITGGDVTIENINPDHLVAITSKLCDMGVECKLSQNSIRVISDGNLKPCNIITTEFPGFPTDMQAQFMALASIADGVSSIDERLFENRFMHASELSRMGADIKLNGHIATITGGSLNGADVMATDLRASSALIIAALRAEGITRIHRIYHLDRGYENLESKLTAIGANIKRLSE comes from the coding sequence ATGGATTATCTACAAATCAAAAGATCAACAAATTTAAAAGGCAAAATCACAATTAGTGGCGCCAAAAATGCCGCTTTGCCGATAATCGCTATGACAATTTTAGCAAAAAATAGAGTAACAATCCAAAATACACCTCAAGTTGCTGATATAAAAACATTGATAAAACTACTACAAAATTTAGGCGCTAAGGCTGAATTTAAAAACTCAACCCTACAAATAGATACCGCAGATATAAACTCCACAAAAGCGACATACGATATTGTCCGCACTATGCGTGCTTCAATTTTAGTCCTAGGGCCACTACTTGCTAGATTTGGCCATTGCGAAGTCTCGCTTCCTGGAGGGTGCGCTATTGGGGCTAGGCCAATTGACTTACATCTAAGTGCTTTAGAGAAAATGGGCGCTAAAATTGAGATAAAAGATGGCTATGTGATAGCCGATGCCAAAGATGGATTAAATGGAGCTAATATCGTTTTTGATAAGATCACAGTTACAGGCACTGAAAACATCATAATGGCTGCGGCCTTAGCAAATGGAGTTACTAAGATATTTAACGCAGCCAAAGAGCCCGAAGTCGTCCAACTATGTGAAATTTTAAACCAAAATGGCGTCAAAATAGAGGGCATCGCAACAAGCGAGCTAACGATACACGGAACAAATAAAAATCTTATAAATTTAGATGAAATCACAGTAATACCTGATAGAATAGAAGCTGGAACTTATATGTGCGCTGTGGCGATTACTGGCGGGGATGTTACAATAGAAAATATAAATCCCGATCACCTAGTAGCGATCACTTCCAAGCTTTGTGATATGGGAGTTGAGTGTAAGCTTAGCCAAAATTCAATAAGAGTAATTAGCGATGGCAATTTAAAACCATGTAATATCATCACAACCGAATTCCCCGGCTTCCCTACCGATATGCAAGCGCAGTTTATGGCTCTAGCATCTATCGCTGATGGCGTATCTAGCATTGATGAGAGACTTTTTGAAAATCGTTTTATGCATGCTAGTGAGTTATCTCGCATGGGCGCTGATATAAAACTAAATGGCCATATCGCCACCATAACCGGAGGCAGTTTAAATGGCGCTGATGTGATGGCGACTGACTTAAGAGCTAGCTCAGCACTAATAATTGCAGCTCTAAGAGCCGAAGGAATAACTAGAATTCATCGTATCTATCACCTTGATCGTGGTTATGAGAATTTAGAATCCAAACTTACAGCTATTGGTGCTAATATAAAAAGACTTAGCGAGTAA
- the flgA gene encoding flagellar basal body P-ring formation chaperone FlgA, which produces MLGLRDDSGTFRAVYTTPNSTSKSIFYKFKIDFKLPVLVATKDIGRDHILNLSDYKQKFVSLKDYDKQAIINPSNHQLITKSKIKRGKILTNRQFKTLSDVKKGDKITAIIEDGSLKVEILVTALNDGNIGQIISVKNQNNQTLKAQVVGKNQVIIK; this is translated from the coding sequence TTGCTTGGCTTACGTGATGATAGTGGAACATTTAGAGCAGTCTATACTACACCAAATTCTACCAGTAAAAGTATATTTTATAAATTCAAAATCGATTTTAAGCTCCCAGTATTAGTTGCTACTAAAGACATTGGGCGAGATCATATACTAAATTTAAGTGATTATAAACAAAAATTTGTAAGTCTAAAGGATTATGATAAGCAAGCTATCATAAATCCATCAAATCACCAACTTATAACTAAAAGCAAAATCAAGCGTGGCAAAATTCTAACTAATCGCCAATTTAAGACCCTAAGCGATGTCAAAAAAGGTGATAAGATTACTGCTATTATAGAAGATGGATCTTTAAAAGTAGAAATATTAGTAACTGCGCTCAATGACGGCAATATCGGACAAATAATCAGTGTTAAAAACCAAAATAATCAAACCCTAAAAGCCCAAGTAGTAGGCAAAAACCAAGTCATCATAAAATAG